From the genome of Methanotorris formicicus Mc-S-70:
AGCGTTAATAGGTATTCAAATGTTCAATTTAGCGAATAAAATATTGAAAATAAAGGATGGAGAAAGAATATATGCTATATGCGAAACCTACAACTGCCTTCCAGATGCATTTCAGATTCTTGGAGGGTGTACAATAGGAAATAAACGATTGAAGGTAATTGACACTGGAAAGATGGCAGTCACTGTAAACAAATGGGGAAGAGAAGGGGAAACTGTAAGAGGTGTTAGAATAATCCTCGACCCTAAAAAAACCATCAAATATCCAAAACTTCATGCTTGGTATTTGAATATTGAAAAAGTTCCTCATGATGAGGTTATTTTGGACATTCTAAATGCTGGAGAGGACGCTTATTCTTATGAGTTTGTGGATATTCTTGTTCCGAGCAAATCAAAAAAGCACGTAAAAATATGTGAAATCTGCAATGAACCGTTTATCCAAAAAGAAAATGAGGATATTTGCCCTTCATGTCTCCACAAAACCAACATAAATTCAAAAGATTATTTACTATGCCATTGGTGATAACATGAATCTTATAATAAAAAATGGTTATGTATTTGACCCATTTAACGGGATTGATGGAGAAAAGGTGGATATATTTGTTAAAGATGGAAAAATTGTTGAAGAATTGTCATCAAATGAGTTAAAGGATGCAAAGATTATAGATGCAACTAACAAGACCATAATGCCAGGAGGGGTTGATTCTCACACACACGTTGCAGGACCTAAATTAACTGTTGGAAGGATGATGTGCCCAGAGTTTCAATATAAGGATAATACAAAAAAAACAGAAAAAATCCATAGCGGAACTGGAAATGTAGTGCCTTCAAGTTATGTGATGGGGTATAGATATACGTTAATGGGATACACAACTGTCTGCGAAGCAGCAACACCACCAATGCTTGCAAAACACACTCATGAAGAACTAAAGCACGTCCCTATAGTGAATAAATGTGCCTATTTAATGCTTGGGAATAACTGGTTTGTTATGAGATATTTAAAAGAAGGAGATGTTGAAAAAACCGCGGCTTATGTTGCATGGATGATTAAAACCCATAAAACCTTTGGGATTAAGTGTATTAATCCAGCCGGTGTAGAAAATTGGGGTTGGGGGCTAAATATTTATTCATTGGATGAGCCAAATTTGCATTTTGAGATTACACCAAGAGAGATTATCAAAGGACTTGCAGAAGTGAATGAAATGCTTGGATATCCAATGTCAATCCACGTCCATGCAAATGGTCTTGGTCATCCAGGGAATTGGGAAATAACAAAGGAAACTTTAGCAGTTCCAAAAGATGTAAAAGTAAATCAGAAAGTTGAAGTTGATGAAGAAATAAAGACAAAAGTTCCTTATGAGAGAGAGCAAAGCATTTATTTAACTCACGTTCAGTTTAACGCGTTTGGTGGAACTTCATGGGAGGATTTCGAATCTGGAACAAAGGAAATTATTGATTATGTAAATGGATCAAAGCACGTTGTTATTGATAGTGGATGTGTAATTTTCGGCCCAGCAATTTGTATGACTGGAGATGCTCCTAACCTCTACGATTTATCTGTTTTGGCTGGGGGTAAGTGGTCAAATGATGATGTTGAGTTAGAATGTGGCTCAGGTATTGTGCCATTTGCATACAAGAAGAAAAATGGAGTTCATAGTGTCCAATGGGCAATGGGTTTGGAGTTGTTGTTGGGTGTTGAAGACCCATGGAAGGTTGTTATGACAACAGACAGTCCAAATGGTGGTTCATTTGTAAATTATCCAAAATTCATTGCATGGCTGATGAGTAAGAAGGCAAGAGAGGAAACATTAAAAGAATGCCACAGGTGGGCTTCTGAGAGAACAGACC
Proteins encoded in this window:
- a CDS encoding FmdE family protein, encoding MNILDDLSDKVEGIKKEDIEKILNFHGCLSPGALIGIQMFNLANKILKIKDGERIYAICETYNCLPDAFQILGGCTIGNKRLKVIDTGKMAVTVNKWGREGETVRGVRIILDPKKTIKYPKLHAWYLNIEKVPHDEVILDILNAGEDAYSYEFVDILVPSKSKKHVKICEICNEPFIQKENEDICPSCLHKTNINSKDYLLCHW
- a CDS encoding formylmethanofuran dehydrogenase subunit A, which produces MNLIIKNGYVFDPFNGIDGEKVDIFVKDGKIVEELSSNELKDAKIIDATNKTIMPGGVDSHTHVAGPKLTVGRMMCPEFQYKDNTKKTEKIHSGTGNVVPSSYVMGYRYTLMGYTTVCEAATPPMLAKHTHEELKHVPIVNKCAYLMLGNNWFVMRYLKEGDVEKTAAYVAWMIKTHKTFGIKCINPAGVENWGWGLNIYSLDEPNLHFEITPREIIKGLAEVNEMLGYPMSIHVHANGLGHPGNWEITKETLAVPKDVKVNQKVEVDEEIKTKVPYEREQSIYLTHVQFNAFGGTSWEDFESGTKEIIDYVNGSKHVVIDSGCVIFGPAICMTGDAPNLYDLSVLAGGKWSNDDVELECGSGIVPFAYKKKNGVHSVQWAMGLELLLGVEDPWKVVMTTDSPNGGSFVNYPKFIAWLMSKKAREETLKECHRWASERTDLPNIDREMTLFEIATITRATPAKAVGLAPMKEHLGIGADADIAIYDINPKTLNTNDYKTIEKKFSVAEYTINGGKIVAHNGDIVSAPDGKTYYCNAKFPDEEIYNEMIKDVKEWFKYYTFDFTNYPTTEHYLTKPTEIKIGE